In the Oreochromis aureus strain Israel breed Guangdong linkage group 14, ZZ_aureus, whole genome shotgun sequence genome, one interval contains:
- the LOC116327771 gene encoding V-set and transmembrane domain-containing protein 5 isoform X1 translates to MWHFRLWEIQDVAVFLSIMLYMCHLAGAISIYSPQRSLIRSVQDDVIFSVNFTCSEIPNIQWTFMSGLVSRMIGTWQPGGYTNITEDYSSRVQAYDNGSMCLSDLRLQDGGFYVVTITESTGSSKDFGFVLKVNEVLYEDLQYLTVSFLALACLAGLLMLAMWLLDKAYKKIMACKRRREMPGDARKTDLQLGNFL, encoded by the exons ATGTGGCATTTCAGGCTCTGGGAAATACAAGATGTTGCTGTTTTTCTCAGCATCATGTTATATATGTGCCACCTAG ctggagCCATTTCCATATACTCTCCTCAGAGGAGCCTGATCCGCTCTGTGCAGGACGATGTGATCTTCTCAGTGAATTTCACCTGCAGCGAGATCCCAAACATACAATGGACTTTTATGTCAGGATTGGTGAGCCGGATGATAGGGACCTGGCAGCCTGGGGGGTACACCAACATAACGGAGGACTACAGCAGCCGGGTGCAGGCCTATGACAACGGTTCGATGTGCCTGTCAGACCTGCGGCTGCAGGATGGTGGATTCTACGTCGTCACCATCACAGAATCAACCGGGAGCAGCAAGGATTTTGGTTTCGTCCTCAAAGTAAATG AGGTTCTGTATGAGGACCTTCAGTACCTTACTGTCTCTTTTTTGGCCCTGGCCTGCTTGGCCGGCCTTCTTATGCTCGCCATGTGGCTCCTGGACAAGGCCTACAAGAAGATAATGGCATGCAAGCGCAGGAGAGAGATGCCAG GTGATGCCAGAAAAACAGATTTACAACTTGGAAATTTCTTGTGA
- the LOC116327771 gene encoding V-set and transmembrane domain-containing protein 5 isoform X2 — translation MWHFRLWEIQDVAVFLSIMLYMCHLAGAISIYSPQRSLIRSVQDDVIFSVNFTCSEIPNIQWTFMSGLVSRMIGTWQPGGYTNITEDYSSRVQAYDNGSMCLSDLRLQDGGFYVVTITESTGSSKDFGFVLKVNEVLYEDLQYLTVSFLALACLAGLLMLAMWLLDKAYKKIMACKRRREMPENDVTELQIMNI, via the exons ATGTGGCATTTCAGGCTCTGGGAAATACAAGATGTTGCTGTTTTTCTCAGCATCATGTTATATATGTGCCACCTAG ctggagCCATTTCCATATACTCTCCTCAGAGGAGCCTGATCCGCTCTGTGCAGGACGATGTGATCTTCTCAGTGAATTTCACCTGCAGCGAGATCCCAAACATACAATGGACTTTTATGTCAGGATTGGTGAGCCGGATGATAGGGACCTGGCAGCCTGGGGGGTACACCAACATAACGGAGGACTACAGCAGCCGGGTGCAGGCCTATGACAACGGTTCGATGTGCCTGTCAGACCTGCGGCTGCAGGATGGTGGATTCTACGTCGTCACCATCACAGAATCAACCGGGAGCAGCAAGGATTTTGGTTTCGTCCTCAAAGTAAATG AGGTTCTGTATGAGGACCTTCAGTACCTTACTGTCTCTTTTTTGGCCCTGGCCTGCTTGGCCGGCCTTCTTATGCTCGCCATGTGGCTCCTGGACAAGGCCTACAAGAAGATAATGGCATGCAAGCGCAGGAGAGAGATGCCAG AAAACGATGTGACTGAGCTGCAGATAATGAACATCTGA